From Paraburkholderia fungorum, the proteins below share one genomic window:
- a CDS encoding PRC-barrel domain-containing protein gives MTTLDPSKPASADPSAAQGANIVGMGVGEGPGPDVMAASTLDGNKVISSDGEHVGKISDIMLDVRGGRIAYAVLSTGGFLGIGDTLHAIPWSVLTLDTDDRCFVLDAPVERIRSAPGFDKDHWPSMADVEWGASVHAYYNRSPYWAATRGVAQERESNL, from the coding sequence ATGACCACACTCGATCCCTCAAAGCCGGCATCCGCCGACCCTTCCGCCGCGCAAGGTGCAAACATAGTTGGAATGGGCGTGGGCGAAGGCCCCGGTCCCGATGTGATGGCTGCGTCGACGCTCGACGGCAACAAGGTGATTTCGTCCGATGGCGAACATGTCGGCAAAATCTCGGACATCATGCTCGACGTGCGCGGCGGACGGATCGCCTACGCGGTGCTGTCGACGGGCGGCTTTCTCGGCATAGGCGACACGCTTCACGCGATCCCGTGGAGCGTCCTCACGCTCGATACCGACGACCGCTGCTTCGTGCTCGACGCTCCCGTGGAGCGGATCAGGAGCGCACCCGGATTCGATAAGGATCACTGGCCGTCGATGGCCGATGTGGAATGGGGCGCGTCGGTCCACGCTTACTACAATCGTTCGCCGTATTGGGCGGCGACGCGCGGTGTGGCGCAGGAACGGGAGTCGAACCTCTAG